From Amycolatopsis sp. cg9, one genomic window encodes:
- a CDS encoding carbohydrate ABC transporter permease: MKARTVFGVLIVAVLLFPLYWMVNASLQPSGALLRPDPAFFPVGGTLDGYRKAWATQGPNLLSSVVVALGTVAVSLVIAAPASYALAQLKVRGGPVLVFVLLIVQMIPGIVMANALYTVFGNLGLIDSYLGLVLADSTATIPFAVLLLRAFMISVPKELTEASRVDGAGYWRTFVSIIVPVSRNALVTAGLFSFLFAWADFLFAVTLTTGQSFELITVGIYRFVGNQSADWNGIMATAVLAAIPAAVLLVVAQRYVVAGLTSGAVKD, translated from the coding sequence GTGAAAGCCCGGACGGTGTTCGGCGTCCTGATCGTCGCGGTGCTGCTGTTCCCGCTGTACTGGATGGTCAACGCGTCCCTGCAGCCCAGCGGCGCGCTGCTGCGCCCGGACCCGGCGTTCTTCCCCGTCGGCGGCACCCTGGACGGCTACCGGAAAGCGTGGGCGACACAGGGGCCGAACCTGCTCTCCAGCGTCGTCGTCGCGCTCGGCACGGTGGCCGTGTCGCTGGTGATCGCCGCACCGGCGTCGTACGCGCTGGCGCAGCTGAAGGTGCGCGGCGGTCCGGTGCTGGTGTTCGTGCTGCTCATCGTGCAGATGATCCCGGGCATCGTGATGGCCAACGCGCTCTACACGGTGTTCGGCAACCTCGGGCTGATCGACAGCTACCTCGGGCTGGTGCTGGCGGACTCGACCGCGACCATCCCGTTCGCCGTGCTCCTGCTGCGGGCGTTCATGATCTCGGTGCCGAAGGAGCTGACCGAAGCGTCCCGGGTGGACGGTGCCGGGTACTGGCGGACCTTCGTCTCGATCATCGTCCCGGTCAGCCGCAACGCGCTCGTCACCGCCGGGCTGTTCTCGTTCCTGTTCGCCTGGGCCGACTTCCTGTTCGCCGTCACCCTCACCACCGGGCAGTCGTTCGAGCTGATCACCGTGGGCATCTACCGGTTCGTCGGCAACCAGTCCGCCGACTGGAACGGGATCATGGCCACCGCCGTCCTCGCCGCGATCCCCGCGGCCGTCCTGCTCGTCGTCGCCCAGCGGTACGTCGTCGCCGGGCTGACCAGCGGCGCCGTCAAAGACTAA
- a CDS encoding carbohydrate ABC transporter permease: MTLVAPAVTAPPRTGRKPRRDNRFAAWLFLLPALGYLVVFFGYPLAANIAMSTQDYTVKSFYTGEAPFVGLANYAAVFGNPLFSAAVLNTVLFTAGSLLFQFGIGLALAVFFSGRFLGSALLRSLLLLPWLLPLVVSGAVWRWMFDQDHGVLNAALRLVGLDAVPWLSSTSWALPAVVLTNIWIGIPFNLVILHGGLRAIPASLYEAAALDGAGSWQRFRHITWPLLRPVTGIVLMLGLVYTIKVFDVIMVVTGGGPANATQTLTTWSYRLSFGDFAFGQGAAVGNVLILVATVFGLLYLRSAKATLAEAAA; encoded by the coding sequence GTGACCCTGGTCGCCCCGGCCGTCACGGCACCACCCCGCACCGGCCGCAAGCCCCGGCGGGACAACCGGTTCGCCGCGTGGCTGTTCCTGCTGCCCGCGCTCGGCTACCTCGTCGTGTTCTTCGGCTACCCGCTGGCCGCGAACATCGCGATGAGCACGCAGGACTACACGGTCAAGTCGTTCTACACCGGCGAAGCACCGTTCGTCGGCCTCGCCAACTACGCGGCCGTGTTCGGCAACCCGCTGTTCTCGGCGGCGGTGCTCAACACGGTCCTGTTCACCGCCGGGTCCCTGCTCTTCCAGTTCGGCATCGGGCTGGCGCTCGCGGTGTTCTTCAGCGGCCGCTTCCTCGGCAGCGCGCTGCTGCGGTCGCTGCTCCTGCTCCCGTGGCTGCTGCCGCTGGTGGTCAGCGGCGCGGTCTGGCGCTGGATGTTCGACCAGGACCACGGCGTGCTCAACGCGGCGCTGCGGCTCGTGGGCCTCGACGCCGTGCCGTGGCTGAGCAGCACGAGCTGGGCGCTGCCGGCGGTGGTCCTCACCAACATCTGGATCGGCATCCCGTTCAACCTGGTGATCCTGCACGGCGGGCTGCGCGCGATCCCGGCGTCCCTCTACGAAGCCGCCGCACTGGACGGCGCCGGCTCCTGGCAGCGGTTCCGGCACATCACGTGGCCGCTGCTGCGGCCGGTCACCGGGATCGTGCTGATGCTCGGGCTGGTCTACACGATCAAGGTGTTCGACGTGATCATGGTCGTCACCGGCGGCGGGCCGGCCAACGCGACCCAGACGCTCACGACGTGGTCCTACCGGCTGAGCTTCGGGGACTTCGCGTTCGGCCAGGGCGCCGCGGTCGGCAACGTCCTCATCCTGGTGGCGACGGTGTTCGGGCTGCTCTACCTGCGCTCGGCGAAAGCGACCCTGGCCGAGGCGGCGGCGTGA
- a CDS encoding extracellular solute-binding protein: protein MPVARRALVLAASAALLAACSPSPAPTTSNNAQPAGSITELDYYADEQGSAAWQKILDTCAGQTGVKIERQKVPTNQMLPKVLQGASSKTLPDLLFTDNPTLQQVAATGALTPLADYGITTDGYYESIVKAGTYQDKVYGVAPGVNGLALIYNKDLLTAAGIQPPKTWDELKAAAAKLTKDGKYGLAFSAIPSEEGTWQFLPFFWSNGAELSQLDSASSVKALQFVTDLVNSGSASKSVVTWNQNDVADQFVAGNAAMMVNGSWNLARLDEQQSLHYGVVPIPVPQAGAKPVVALGGEVGAVPVTSGPTQQAAGKVLSCILSEPTMLEWSKAHAYIPSKTATAAKFGAGQPAMQAFVDEVGTARSRTAELGEKYPKVSQALADALQAALTGKLPADQALKAAQQASGS from the coding sequence ATGCCCGTAGCCCGTCGCGCCCTCGTCCTGGCCGCGAGCGCCGCGCTCCTGGCCGCCTGCAGCCCCAGTCCCGCGCCCACGACCTCGAACAACGCCCAGCCCGCCGGCTCGATCACCGAGCTCGACTACTACGCCGACGAGCAGGGATCGGCGGCCTGGCAGAAGATCCTCGACACCTGCGCGGGCCAGACCGGGGTCAAGATCGAGCGGCAGAAGGTGCCGACGAACCAGATGCTGCCGAAGGTCCTGCAGGGCGCGAGCTCGAAGACGCTGCCGGACCTGCTGTTCACCGACAACCCGACGCTGCAGCAGGTCGCCGCCACCGGCGCGCTGACCCCGCTGGCCGACTACGGCATCACCACCGACGGCTACTACGAGAGCATCGTCAAGGCCGGTACCTACCAGGACAAGGTGTACGGCGTGGCCCCCGGCGTCAACGGCCTCGCGCTGATCTACAACAAGGACCTCCTCACCGCGGCCGGCATCCAGCCGCCGAAGACCTGGGACGAGCTCAAGGCCGCCGCGGCCAAGCTGACCAAGGACGGCAAGTACGGGCTCGCCTTCTCCGCCATCCCCTCCGAAGAGGGCACGTGGCAGTTCCTGCCGTTCTTCTGGAGCAACGGCGCGGAACTGTCCCAATTGGACTCCGCGTCGTCCGTGAAAGCGCTTCAATTCGTGACGGACCTGGTGAACTCCGGGTCGGCGTCGAAGTCCGTCGTCACCTGGAACCAGAACGACGTCGCCGACCAGTTCGTCGCGGGCAACGCCGCGATGATGGTCAACGGGTCGTGGAACCTCGCCCGGCTCGACGAGCAGCAGTCCCTGCACTACGGCGTCGTGCCGATCCCGGTGCCGCAGGCGGGCGCCAAGCCGGTGGTCGCCCTCGGCGGCGAGGTCGGCGCGGTGCCGGTCACCAGCGGCCCCACCCAGCAGGCCGCGGGCAAGGTGCTCTCCTGCATCCTCTCGGAGCCGACGATGCTCGAGTGGAGCAAGGCGCACGCCTACATCCCGTCCAAGACGGCCACGGCGGCCAAGTTCGGTGCCGGGCAGCCCGCGATGCAGGCGTTCGTCGACGAGGTCGGTACCGCCCGCTCCCGCACCGCGGAACTCGGCGAAAAGTACCCGAAGGTCTCGCAGGCGCTGGCCGACGCCCTCCAGGCAGCTCTGACCGGGAAGCTGCCGGCCGACCAGGCCCTCAAGGCCGCGCAGCAGGCGAGCGGGTCGTGA
- a CDS encoding LacI family DNA-binding transcriptional regulator: MVTINDVATAAGVAPSTVSYVISGKRSISPKTRRLVEDSIRKLGYHPHAGARALASSKTNVLALVVPLRTDLNVAVVMEFVASAVTAARAHDHDLLLLTKDEGPAALQRVASSAIADALMVMDVETADPRVPMLLALDLPVVLIGVPDHPAGLSCVDLDFTAAASACVAHLADLGHRSIGLIGPSPAVYRRGTSYATRFLRGFDEAAKTRDVRAANRPCAHSYEAVSACLDDLLTADPDLTGLVVHNEAVLPGLLADLRHRGLRVPEDISVIAVCPDSMAEQHAVALTNVAIPAEEVGTQAVEMTMRRLAGHTTPEVRLLGPRLTRRESTSAPRA, encoded by the coding sequence GTGGTCACGATCAACGACGTCGCGACGGCGGCGGGAGTGGCCCCCAGCACGGTGTCGTACGTGATCAGCGGCAAGCGCTCGATCTCGCCCAAGACCCGGCGGCTGGTCGAGGACAGCATCCGCAAGCTCGGCTACCACCCGCACGCCGGCGCGCGGGCGCTCGCCAGCAGCAAGACCAACGTACTGGCACTGGTCGTCCCGCTGCGCACCGACCTCAACGTCGCCGTGGTGATGGAGTTCGTCGCCTCGGCGGTCACCGCGGCCCGCGCGCACGACCACGACCTCCTACTGCTCACCAAGGACGAAGGCCCCGCCGCGCTGCAGCGGGTGGCGTCCTCGGCGATCGCCGACGCGCTGATGGTGATGGACGTCGAAACCGCCGACCCGCGGGTGCCGATGCTGCTCGCGCTCGACCTGCCGGTGGTGCTCATCGGCGTACCCGACCACCCGGCCGGGCTCAGCTGCGTCGACCTCGACTTCACCGCCGCCGCCTCGGCGTGCGTCGCGCACCTGGCCGACCTCGGGCACCGCTCGATCGGGCTGATCGGCCCCTCCCCCGCCGTCTACCGGCGCGGCACGAGCTACGCGACTCGGTTCCTGCGCGGCTTCGACGAAGCGGCGAAGACGCGTGACGTGCGGGCGGCGAACCGCCCGTGCGCGCACTCCTACGAAGCGGTGAGCGCCTGCCTGGACGACCTGCTCACCGCCGACCCGGACCTGACCGGCCTGGTCGTGCACAACGAGGCCGTCCTGCCCGGCCTGCTGGCGGACCTGCGCCACCGCGGCCTGCGCGTGCCCGAGGACATCTCGGTCATCGCCGTCTGCCCGGACAGCATGGCCGAGCAGCACGCCGTCGCGCTGACCAACGTGGCCATCCCGGCCGAGGAGGTCGGCACCCAGGCCGTCGAGATGACGATGCGCCGGCTCGCCGGCCACACCACCCCGGAGGTCCGCCTGCTCGGGCCCCGGCTCACCCGGCGCGAAAGCACGTCCGCGCCGCGCGCCTGA